The following are encoded in a window of Clarias gariepinus isolate MV-2021 ecotype Netherlands chromosome 8, CGAR_prim_01v2, whole genome shotgun sequence genomic DNA:
- the nkx6.2 gene encoding homeobox protein Nkx-6.2, which translates to MLAVGQMDANRQSAFVLGSTPLAALHNMTEMKSSLFPYTLQNPAGFKAPSLTTISSQLPLGTPHGISDILGRPITTAGQLLSTFPRINGLATSAGMYFNPAAVSRYPKPLAELPGRAPIFWPGMMQSSPWREPRLPCQAQANIMLDKDGKKKHSRPTFSGQQIFALEKTFEQTKYLAGPERARLAYSLGMTESQVKVWFQNRRTKWRKKHAAEMATAKKKHDSETEKMKESSDNEDDDEYNKPLDPNSDDEKITRLLKKHKSANLSLMSPSSSSSDTL; encoded by the exons ATGTTAGCGGTGGGGCAAATGGATGCTAACAGGCAGAGTGCTTTCGTGTTGGGTAGCACGCCCCTGGCTGCGCTTCACAACATGACCGAGATGAAGAGCTCGCTGTTCCCCTACACGCTGCAGAATCCCGCGGGCTTCAAGGCTCCATCCCTCACCACCATCAGCTCACAGCTCCCGCTGGGCACACCGCACGGAATTAGCGATATCCTGGGAAGACCCATCACCACGGCGGGACAACTGCTCTCCACTTTTCCGCGGATAAACGGCTTGGCCACCTCCGCCGGGATGTACTTTAACCCCGCTGCCGTATCGCGTTACCCGAAGCCGCTTGCGGAGCTCCCGGGCAGAGCGCCTATCTTCTGGCCCGGGATGATGCAGAGTTCCCCGTGGAGGGAACCCCGACTGCCCTGCCAGG CACAAGCAAATATAATGTTGGATAAGGACGGGAAGAAGAAACACTCCAGACCAACTTTTTCTGGACAGCAAATTTTTGCGCTGGAAAAAACCTTTGAACAGACCAAATACCTGGCCGGGCCAGAAAGAGCACGCCTCGCCTACTCACTGGGAATGACCGAGAGCCAGGTCAAG GTCTGGTTTCAGAACCGGAGAACTAAGTGGCGCAAGAAGCACGCAGCTGAAATGGCTACTGCTAAGAAGAAGCACGACTCGGAAACGGAGAAGATGAAGGAAAGCTCGGATAACGAGGACGACGACGAGTACAACAAGCCGCTGGATCCCAACTCAGACGACGAAAAAATTACGAGACTGCTGAAAAAGCACAAGTCGGCGAACCTGTCGCTTATGAGCCCGAGCAGCAGCAGCTCGGACACGTTGTGA